Proteins encoded together in one Mastacembelus armatus chromosome 15, fMasArm1.2, whole genome shotgun sequence window:
- the opn3 gene encoding opsin-3, with amino-acid sequence MNPANASRAERRTEQYVFALGTYKLLAFTIGTIGVFSFCSNVFVIILYCKFKRLRTPTNLLLVNISLSDLLVSVIGINFTFASCVKGGWIWSQATCVWDGFSNSLFGIVSIMTLSALAYERYIRVVHAQVVDFPWAWRAIAHIWLYSLAWTGAPLLGWNRYTLEIHQLGCSLDWASKDPNDASFILFFLLACFFVPVGVMIYCYGNILYTVQMLRSIQDLQTVQIIKILRYEKKVAVMFLLMISCFLVCWTPYAVVSMLEAFGRKSIVSPTMAIIPSFFAKSSTAYNPLIYVFMSRKFRRCLLQLLCSRLSWLQRTFKERPLAPVERPIRPIVMSTSHSSKDRPKKRVTFSSSSIVFIITSDDFHHLDMTSKAASSSEVNVIQVRPL; translated from the exons ATGAATCCTGCCAACGCCAGCAGAGCCGAGAGGCGCACGGAGCAATACGTCTTCGCACTTGGCACATACAAACTTCTCGCTTTCACCATCGGGACCATTGGCGTGTTTAGCTTTTGCAGCAACGTGTTTGtcatcatactgtactgtaaattcAAGCGGCTCCGGACGCCCACCAATCTGTTACTGGTCAACATAAGCCTGAGCGATTTACTGGTTTCTGTCATCGGGATAAACTTTACGTTTGCCTCGTGCGTCAAAGGTGGATGGATATGGAGCCAGGCGACATGCGTCTGGGACGGCTTCAGCAACAGCTTATTTG GTATCGTTTCCATCATGACTTTGTCAGCCCTGGCCTATGAGCGCTACATCCGTGTGGTCCACGCCCAGGTGGTGGACTTCCCCTGGGCATGGCGGGCCATCGCCCACATCTGGCTGTACTCCCTAGCCTGGACGGGGGCTCCTCTGCTGGGGTGGAACCGCTACACTCTAGAGATCCACCAGCTGGGATGCTCTCTTGACTGGGCCTCTAAGGACCCAAATGATGCCTccttcatcctcttcttcctcctggcCTGTTTCTTTGTGCCCGTGGGTGTCATGATCTACTGCTACGGGAACATCCTTTACACAGTGCAAATG CTGCGCTCCATCCAGGACCTGCAGACGGTTCAGATCATCAAGATCTTGCGGTATGAGAAGAAAGTCGCCGTTATGTTCCTCTTGATGATCTCCTGTTTCCTGGTTTGCTGGACACCCTATGCAGTTGTGTCCATGCTAGAGGCTTTCGGCAGGAAGAGCATAGTCTCTCCCACTATGGCCATCATCCCCTCGTTCTTTGCCAAATCCAGCACCGCCTACAACCCCCTCATCTATGTCTTCATGAGCAGAAAG TTCCGGCGCTGTTTGCTGCAGTTGCTCTGTTCGAGACTATCTTGGCTGCAGCGCACCTTCAAAGAGCGCCCCCTGGCTCCAGTAGAGCGCCCAATACGACCGATTGTCATGTCCACCTCGCACAGCAGCAAGGACCGACCCAAAAAAAGGGTGaccttcagctcctcctccatcGTCTTCATCATTACCAGCGATGACTTTCACCACCTTGATATGACCTCCAAAGCTGCCAGTTCCTCAGAGGTTAATGTCATTCAAGTGAGACCATTATGA